A single genomic interval of Mycolicibacterium sp. MU0053 harbors:
- a CDS encoding acyl-CoA dehydrogenase family protein, producing the protein MDFEPTAEQKGLVDSTRSLLTAQASLERARDLIDGPAGFDAELWRRGVELGWPALAVPEDDGGLGQRSIDLALVAVELGRSLASTPFIPTVVAADALTRCDSERKAKLLQSICEGALIASWAHAEYGRPWGAAGVTTAARAQDGGYVLDGSKVSVPDADSAQLLIVDAVLDGAPARFLVPTDSAGVRIDRQQTLDITRSYCDVTLADVAVDAAALLARGAAASRSLERTMQLGAVLTCAELVGIGQRLLEMTVTYVKEREQFGRPVGSFQAVKHKCADMRIWVQASTAATYFAALALDSEHHDADRATSIAKAYVSDAINRVAGHALQLHGGIGFTWEHDLHLYMRRARVNSVLCGDARHHRERLCATLEDQFA; encoded by the coding sequence GTGGACTTTGAGCCCACCGCCGAGCAGAAGGGCCTCGTCGATTCCACCCGATCGCTCCTGACGGCCCAGGCGTCGCTCGAGCGGGCCCGCGATCTCATCGACGGTCCCGCCGGATTCGACGCCGAACTGTGGCGGCGCGGGGTCGAGCTCGGCTGGCCCGCCCTGGCGGTTCCGGAGGACGACGGCGGACTGGGTCAGCGGTCCATCGACCTGGCGCTGGTGGCGGTCGAGTTGGGCCGCAGCCTGGCAAGCACACCGTTCATCCCCACGGTGGTCGCCGCCGATGCGCTGACACGCTGCGATAGCGAGCGGAAAGCCAAACTGCTGCAGTCGATCTGCGAAGGCGCCCTGATCGCCTCCTGGGCGCATGCCGAGTACGGCCGGCCCTGGGGGGCCGCCGGCGTCACGACCGCTGCCCGCGCGCAGGACGGCGGCTATGTGCTGGACGGGTCGAAGGTGTCCGTGCCCGACGCCGACAGCGCGCAGCTCCTCATCGTCGACGCCGTGCTGGACGGGGCACCGGCCCGGTTCCTGGTGCCCACCGATTCCGCGGGCGTCCGGATCGACCGCCAGCAGACCCTCGATATCACCCGTAGCTATTGCGACGTGACGCTCGCCGACGTCGCCGTCGACGCCGCGGCCCTACTGGCCCGCGGCGCAGCCGCCAGTAGGTCACTGGAGCGCACGATGCAGCTCGGCGCGGTCCTGACGTGCGCGGAACTTGTCGGCATCGGGCAACGACTGTTGGAGATGACCGTCACCTACGTGAAGGAACGCGAGCAGTTCGGTCGCCCGGTCGGCAGCTTCCAGGCCGTCAAACACAAGTGCGCCGACATGCGCATCTGGGTGCAGGCCAGCACCGCGGCGACGTACTTCGCCGCGCTGGCCCTGGACAGCGAGCACCACGACGCCGATCGTGCCACCAGCATCGCCAAGGCATACGTGTCCGACGCCATCAACCGGGTGGCGGGCCACGCGCTGCAGCTGCACGGCGGCATCGGCTTCACCTGGGAACACGATCTACATCTGTATATGCGGCGGGCCCGGGTCAACTCGGTGCTGTGCGGGGATGCCCGCCATCACCGCGAGCGACTCTGCGCGACGCTGGAAGACCAATTCGCCTGA
- a CDS encoding nuclear transport factor 2 family protein, with translation MTKTLEQRVALIEDREAIAALQFRYINLNDGGWGQPTHRDPDAVADLFTEDGEWIGPLETMRAVGRIEIAELFQQFQAIPFIIHNVMNQLIEVDGDRARAEWHAIVASTFPGGQAFWTLGRYHNRYLRTADGWRYTSMSFETAAASPYEKGWGVEQFMGAEASVVD, from the coding sequence ATGACGAAGACCCTCGAGCAGCGCGTCGCCCTGATCGAAGACCGGGAGGCGATCGCGGCACTCCAGTTCCGGTACATCAACCTCAACGACGGCGGCTGGGGGCAACCCACCCATCGCGACCCGGACGCGGTGGCTGACCTGTTCACCGAAGACGGCGAGTGGATCGGCCCGCTCGAGACGATGCGCGCAGTGGGGCGCATCGAGATCGCGGAACTGTTCCAGCAGTTTCAAGCGATCCCGTTCATCATTCACAACGTGATGAACCAGCTGATCGAGGTCGATGGTGACCGGGCACGCGCCGAATGGCATGCCATCGTGGCGAGTACGTTCCCTGGTGGTCAGGCGTTCTGGACGTTGGGGCGCTACCACAACCGATACCTCCGAACGGCGGACGGCTGGAGGTACACCTCGATGTCCTTCGAGACTGCGGCCGCGTCTCCCTACGAAAAGGGTTGGGGAGTCGAGCAATTCATGGGAGCAGAGGCTAGCGTGGTGGATTAG
- a CDS encoding NAD-dependent epimerase/dehydratase family protein — translation MKKLVIGASGFLGSHVTRQLVNGGDDVRVMVRKTSSTKGIDDLAVERVYGDVFDTEALRAAMADCDVVYYCVVDARAWLRDPAPLFRTNVEGLRNVLEVASAADLRKFVFTSTVATLAVGAGTPVTEDDPFDWHDGGPYVQSRVAAENLVLEYVREKALPAVALCISTTYGPRDWQPTPHGSLLALVAAGRFPFHFKNSMEIVGIEDAASAMLLAAQHGRVGERYIISDRWVSQREMHTLAAEAAGVRLPTFGLPMPAVYAVARGSDLVGRVLRREMKFSTVALRMADVMAPLDTGKAQRELGWKPQPVEDSIRKAAVFFKEQGITGM, via the coding sequence ATGAAGAAACTAGTTATCGGGGCCAGCGGATTCCTCGGCTCCCACGTCACCCGCCAACTCGTGAACGGTGGTGACGATGTCCGGGTCATGGTTCGAAAGACCAGTTCCACCAAGGGGATTGATGATCTCGCGGTGGAACGCGTCTACGGCGATGTGTTCGATACGGAAGCACTTCGGGCCGCGATGGCCGACTGTGATGTCGTATATTACTGCGTGGTTGATGCCCGAGCCTGGCTGCGCGATCCAGCGCCACTGTTTCGCACCAACGTCGAGGGACTGCGCAACGTCCTCGAGGTGGCCTCCGCAGCGGACCTACGGAAGTTCGTATTCACCAGCACGGTAGCCACACTGGCGGTCGGCGCCGGCACTCCAGTGACCGAGGATGACCCATTCGACTGGCACGACGGTGGACCCTACGTGCAGTCCCGGGTGGCGGCTGAGAACCTGGTGCTGGAATACGTTCGGGAGAAGGCGCTGCCGGCCGTCGCGCTGTGCATCTCCACCACATACGGGCCGCGCGACTGGCAGCCCACGCCCCACGGTTCGCTGCTGGCACTGGTTGCCGCCGGGCGGTTCCCGTTCCACTTCAAGAACTCGATGGAGATAGTCGGAATCGAGGATGCGGCCTCGGCGATGCTGCTGGCCGCCCAACATGGTCGAGTCGGTGAGCGGTACATCATTTCGGACCGCTGGGTCAGCCAGCGCGAGATGCACACCCTGGCGGCCGAAGCGGCCGGCGTACGGCTACCGACGTTCGGGCTGCCCATGCCTGCGGTCTACGCCGTGGCACGTGGGAGCGATCTCGTCGGGCGGGTCCTGCGCCGAGAGATGAAGTTCTCCACCGTCGCTCTTCGGATGGCCGATGTCATGGCGCCGCTGGACACCGGCAAGGCGCAGCGGGAGCTGGGCTGGAAGCCCCAACCGGTGGAGGACTCCATCCGCAAGGCGGCGGTGTTCTTCAAGGAGCAGGGCATCACCGGCATGTGA
- a CDS encoding nuclear transport factor 2 family protein: protein MDIQRIGDESEIRALLFRYARAVDTEDWDLWRSLFTPDARVDYSSAGGIAGTRDEVADWLKVSMSFLPMKQHYITNIEITVSGDSAQVRAMFFNPMQLPGKTDLSYCGGYYHHQLVRAESGWLSRDLREENQWFVNPLSADDTPGG from the coding sequence ATGGATATCCAGCGCATCGGAGACGAGTCCGAGATCAGGGCGCTGCTCTTTCGGTACGCCCGCGCCGTGGACACCGAAGATTGGGATCTGTGGCGCTCCTTGTTCACCCCCGATGCGCGAGTCGATTACAGCTCCGCAGGTGGGATCGCGGGGACCCGCGATGAGGTGGCCGATTGGCTCAAGGTCTCGATGTCCTTCCTGCCCATGAAGCAGCACTACATCACCAACATCGAAATCACGGTATCCGGTGACAGTGCACAGGTACGGGCGATGTTCTTCAACCCGATGCAGCTGCCTGGCAAAACCGACCTGAGTTATTGCGGCGGCTACTACCACCACCAACTCGTCCGGGCCGAGTCCGGTTGGCTCAGCCGCGATCTGCGTGAAGAGAACCAGTGGTTCGTCAACCCGCTGAGTGCCGACGACACGCCTGGGGGCTGA
- a CDS encoding TetR/AcrR family transcriptional regulator, producing the protein MASISPMLGRPAGSNGEETRRRIIEATMRCVAEVGYSRATIREIARMAEMTSGSLYHYFPNKAELVKETVAEYAEMTVPRLAEVAGREGHALAKLLAVLDECDAVMNEFPYVAAFDRAIRAESSLRVDVINSDAVTMTTTLHTLAEDIIKQAKREGTLSPGTDVASATNAIYTVIRGLTEHAAVAPAADFHATIRALKLLIQGQLVSGAVPRKATDKASPTKKAMSRKPVAKKSTAKKPAATRRTG; encoded by the coding sequence ATGGCGTCCATCTCGCCGATGCTCGGGCGCCCCGCCGGCTCGAACGGCGAGGAGACCCGGCGCCGCATCATCGAGGCCACCATGCGCTGCGTGGCCGAAGTCGGCTACTCGCGTGCCACGATCCGGGAAATCGCCCGGATGGCCGAGATGACCAGTGGCAGCTTGTACCACTACTTTCCGAACAAGGCCGAACTCGTCAAGGAAACCGTCGCCGAATACGCGGAGATGACGGTGCCGCGGTTGGCCGAGGTTGCTGGTCGAGAAGGGCACGCGCTGGCGAAACTGCTGGCAGTGCTCGACGAATGCGATGCGGTGATGAACGAGTTCCCGTACGTCGCGGCGTTCGACCGGGCAATCCGGGCGGAGAGTTCCCTTCGAGTCGACGTGATCAACAGCGATGCCGTCACCATGACCACCACACTGCACACCCTCGCCGAGGACATCATCAAGCAGGCCAAGCGCGAGGGGACGTTGTCGCCTGGAACGGACGTGGCGAGTGCCACGAACGCAATTTACACGGTGATCAGGGGGCTCACCGAGCATGCGGCGGTGGCCCCGGCGGCCGACTTCCACGCCACCATCCGTGCGCTCAAACTGCTCATCCAGGGCCAACTGGTATCGGGCGCGGTGCCTCGGAAGGCCACCGACAAGGCCTCGCCGACCAAGAAAGCCATGAGCAGGAAGCCGGTGGCCAAAAAGTCCACCGCCAAGAAGCCGGCCGCCACGCGTCGCACCGGCTGA
- a CDS encoding AMP-binding protein: MRDVPPELTRRYRDNGWWTDETIGDLLTQGLKTHPGSTFRVHSAVRPFVGTFDDVEKVARRLAAGLRTRGIGPGDVVAFQLPNWMEAAATFWASAFLGAVVVPVVHFYGPKEVTHILRAADAKVFITAERFGRMSFEPEVCKDIPIVGVVGRDFDALLAEYALEGVLDADATTPALIAFTSGTTSDPKGVVHSHQTLGFESRQLLAMFPEDRGNQLTATPVGHFIGMLSAFLIPLLDGSPINLSDTWDPAQALRLMSDCGLTVGGGPPYFATSLLDHADFRPEHLQRLKYMGLGGASVPVAVSRRLTDMGIIVYRSYGSTEHPSITGNRPTGAEDKRTLTDGNPLEGVELRLGADGEILSRGPDLCLGYTDENLTHKAFDADGWYHTGDIGELDADGFLTITDRKSDIIIRGGENISALEVEEVLLTMPEIAEAVVVAAPDDRLGERTAAVLRLKPEVKAPSLDEIRAHFQESGVGRQKWPELVRLVDDFPRTPSGKVQKYLVRQSIRDGS; this comes from the coding sequence ATGCGTGACGTGCCGCCGGAGCTGACGCGTCGATACCGGGACAACGGCTGGTGGACCGATGAGACCATCGGCGACCTGTTGACCCAGGGCCTGAAGACACATCCCGGGAGCACATTCCGGGTGCATTCGGCGGTGCGGCCGTTTGTGGGGACCTTCGATGATGTCGAGAAGGTCGCCCGCCGGCTGGCCGCCGGATTGCGGACGCGTGGCATCGGGCCCGGGGATGTGGTGGCATTTCAGCTGCCCAATTGGATGGAAGCTGCGGCCACGTTCTGGGCCTCGGCGTTTCTGGGCGCCGTGGTGGTTCCGGTGGTGCATTTCTACGGACCCAAAGAGGTCACCCATATCCTGCGTGCAGCCGACGCCAAGGTGTTCATCACCGCAGAGCGCTTTGGTCGGATGTCCTTCGAACCCGAAGTCTGCAAAGACATTCCGATCGTCGGCGTAGTCGGCCGCGATTTTGACGCGTTGTTGGCTGAGTACGCGCTGGAAGGTGTACTCGACGCGGACGCGACAACCCCTGCGCTCATCGCTTTCACCTCGGGCACCACCAGCGACCCCAAGGGTGTCGTTCACAGCCATCAAACGCTCGGGTTCGAGTCCCGCCAACTTCTCGCGATGTTCCCCGAGGACCGTGGCAACCAGCTGACCGCCACCCCGGTCGGCCACTTCATCGGGATGCTCAGCGCCTTCTTGATCCCGCTGCTCGACGGCTCCCCGATCAATCTGTCGGACACCTGGGATCCGGCTCAGGCCTTGCGGCTGATGAGCGACTGCGGGTTGACCGTCGGCGGTGGGCCGCCGTATTTCGCGACGAGCCTGCTCGATCATGCCGACTTCCGGCCGGAGCACTTGCAGCGGCTCAAGTACATGGGCCTCGGCGGGGCTTCTGTTCCGGTGGCCGTCAGTCGGCGCTTGACCGACATGGGCATCATCGTCTACCGCTCCTACGGCAGCACCGAACATCCTTCGATCACCGGCAATCGGCCGACCGGGGCCGAGGACAAGCGCACGCTCACCGATGGAAATCCCCTCGAGGGCGTCGAACTGCGACTCGGTGCCGACGGTGAGATCCTCAGCCGGGGCCCAGATCTGTGCCTGGGCTACACCGACGAGAACCTCACCCACAAGGCATTCGACGCCGACGGCTGGTACCACACCGGCGACATCGGCGAACTTGATGCCGACGGCTTCCTGACCATAACCGATCGCAAATCGGACATCATCATCCGCGGCGGCGAGAACATCAGCGCGCTCGAGGTCGAAGAGGTGCTGCTGACGATGCCGGAAATCGCCGAGGCGGTGGTGGTCGCCGCGCCCGATGACCGCCTCGGTGAGCGAACCGCGGCGGTTCTTCGACTCAAGCCCGAGGTGAAGGCCCCGTCATTGGACGAAATACGGGCGCACTTCCAGGAGTCCGGGGTCGGCCGGCAGAAATGGCCGGAGTTGGTCAGGTTGGTCGATGATTTCCCCCGCACACCGAGCGGCAAAGTACAGAAGTATCTGGTGCGCCAGTCCATTCGGGACGGTAGCTGA
- a CDS encoding MCE family protein, which produces MHRFLTGLVMVVALGAVIAVAAGLFQGKFTRTVPLTVVSQRAGLVMNPNAKVTLLGVQIGTVASITASPDGNALVHLRIEPRRLEQIPANVRVVIASPTVFGAKSVDLVPPVAPSSQKLSAGQVLHAGQVTVEINTVFEELRSVLSRVQPDKLDATLHAISGGLDGRGDMLGQTLSTWGRFLTELEPSLPDLSRDFEIAPEVLGAYADSAPGLMRIADDATSISKTLVAMEHDLDRMLVSAIGLAEIGTEVVQANRDPLTDTLRLLVPTTDLTHRYHEALTCALAGLDNLAQLPASPKPGVVVTTGFMLGLERYRYPANLPKVAARGGPQCHGLPDVPFDTRPPFVVADIGANPVQYGNHGILLNSDALKQMLFGPIGGPTRNSAQIGEPG; this is translated from the coding sequence ATGCATCGCTTCCTGACCGGCCTGGTGATGGTGGTCGCACTAGGCGCGGTCATTGCCGTGGCGGCCGGCCTGTTTCAGGGGAAATTCACCCGCACCGTCCCGCTCACCGTGGTGTCCCAGCGGGCAGGCCTGGTGATGAACCCGAACGCCAAGGTGACCCTGCTTGGCGTCCAGATCGGCACGGTCGCCTCCATCACCGCGAGTCCTGACGGAAACGCCCTGGTGCACTTGCGAATAGAGCCCCGACGTCTCGAACAGATCCCGGCCAATGTGCGGGTCGTCATCGCCTCCCCCACCGTTTTCGGAGCCAAGTCGGTGGATTTGGTGCCGCCCGTCGCTCCCTCATCGCAGAAGCTGAGTGCGGGCCAGGTGCTTCACGCCGGCCAGGTCACGGTCGAGATCAACACCGTGTTCGAAGAATTGCGATCTGTGCTGTCGCGAGTTCAGCCCGACAAGTTGGACGCCACGCTGCATGCAATATCCGGTGGCCTTGACGGTCGCGGCGACATGCTGGGACAAACGCTGAGCACGTGGGGCCGTTTCCTGACCGAGCTCGAACCGAGCCTGCCCGACCTGTCCCGCGATTTCGAGATTGCGCCCGAGGTGCTGGGCGCTTACGCCGACTCGGCCCCGGGCCTGATGAGGATCGCCGACGATGCCACCTCCATCAGCAAGACGCTGGTCGCCATGGAGCACGACCTGGATCGCATGCTCGTCAGCGCGATCGGCCTGGCTGAAATCGGAACCGAAGTGGTCCAGGCCAACCGAGACCCGCTGACCGACACACTGAGGCTGTTGGTCCCCACTACCGACCTGACCCATCGCTATCACGAGGCATTGACCTGCGCGCTGGCGGGTTTGGACAATCTTGCGCAGTTGCCGGCATCGCCGAAACCGGGCGTTGTCGTGACCACCGGCTTCATGCTGGGACTCGAGCGGTACCGCTATCCCGCGAACCTTCCCAAAGTGGCCGCACGCGGCGGGCCGCAGTGCCACGGGTTGCCCGACGTCCCCTTCGACACCCGCCCACCCTTTGTGGTGGCGGACATCGGCGCAAACCCGGTCCAGTACGGCAACCACGGCATCCTGTTGAACTCCGATGCCCTCAAACAGATGCTGTTCGGCCCCATCGGTGGACCGACCCGAAACTCTGCGCAGATCGGCGAACCCGGATGA
- a CDS encoding MCE family protein encodes MTRSSRAGLKFGAFATVALVLTALLIAVFGQYRMGASIAYGAVFTDASGLKTGDSVRAAGLRVGTVTNLAMQADNTVLVEFDTDREVVLTGQSTAAVRYLNLVGDRYLEVLDAPGPLAPMPAGSRIPLQRTTPALDLDQLLGGLRPVIRGLDPREVNALTASLVQVFQGQGGTLESVLSRSAVFSDELADSSETVELLIDSLNSVMATLRTDGDALGQAVDRFQRLVSGLAQDRDPIGAAIDSLSTGTAAIADLLGGVRPPLAETVAQLERVAPLLEQDKGRLDAALTKAPENYRKLGRLGAYGSWLNYYICELSFRVSDLEGRTVVIPWTKQDSGRCSEP; translated from the coding sequence ATGACACGTTCTTCCAGAGCCGGGTTGAAGTTCGGCGCTTTCGCGACGGTAGCCCTGGTACTCACCGCGTTGTTGATCGCCGTCTTCGGTCAGTACCGGATGGGCGCGAGCATCGCCTACGGGGCAGTGTTCACCGACGCGTCGGGCCTGAAGACCGGAGACTCGGTGCGCGCGGCCGGCCTTCGGGTCGGCACGGTGACCAACCTGGCCATGCAAGCCGACAACACCGTCCTGGTGGAGTTCGACACCGACCGCGAGGTGGTACTCACCGGGCAGAGTACGGCTGCGGTGCGCTACCTCAATCTGGTCGGTGACCGCTATCTCGAAGTGCTCGACGCGCCGGGCCCGCTTGCTCCCATGCCTGCCGGATCACGAATCCCGTTGCAGCGGACCACCCCGGCGCTGGATCTCGATCAGTTGCTCGGCGGGCTCAGACCCGTCATTCGGGGCCTCGATCCGCGCGAGGTCAACGCCTTGACCGCATCCCTGGTGCAGGTGTTCCAAGGCCAAGGGGGGACGCTGGAATCGGTGCTGTCCCGCAGTGCCGTATTCTCCGATGAACTGGCCGACAGCAGCGAGACCGTCGAACTCCTGATCGACAGTCTCAATTCAGTGATGGCAACGCTCCGGACCGACGGCGACGCGCTTGGACAGGCGGTGGACCGCTTCCAGCGGCTCGTCTCCGGGCTCGCTCAAGATCGCGATCCCATCGGCGCGGCCATCGACTCGCTGAGCACTGGCACCGCTGCGATCGCGGACCTGCTCGGTGGTGTCCGCCCTCCGCTCGCGGAGACAGTGGCGCAGCTCGAACGAGTGGCACCGCTGCTCGAACAGGACAAAGGCCGACTCGACGCCGCGCTGACCAAGGCGCCGGAGAACTACCGCAAACTGGGCCGACTCGGCGCCTACGGCAGTTGGCTCAACTACTACATCTGCGAACTCTCCTTCCGTGTAAGCGATCTGGAGGGTCGAACCGTCGTGATCCCGTGGACCAAGCAAGACAGCGGAAGGTGTAGCGAACCCTGA
- a CDS encoding MCE family protein encodes MLKYRGSNLIRSGIIGLTLIILIIAVGLQPATISQWATALRYQALFTEAGGLTAGNEVMMSGMTVGAVSDISLRDGKVLVDFVVDSRFHLGSSSTAHIRTRTLLGERVLTVESIGSAKQPTNDVIPVTRTSSPYSLNDAVNELTTNTAGTNTGDLNEALDALTATLDQIAPQLGPTFDGFTRLSKSLNSRDVVLRELLDNTRDVTGVLSERSRQLNTLILDANALIEVLNDRRETIVNLLTSVSTVSRELSGLVADNEQALAPALEKLNSVTEVLQKNRDNIAAALPGLAKFQVTQGETVSSGFYYNAYVPNLVPAQALQPFMDYALGFRRGVGAGQPPDNVGPRAEFPFPFNGIPGGSR; translated from the coding sequence ATGCTCAAATACCGCGGATCAAACCTCATCCGGTCGGGAATCATCGGCTTGACCCTGATCATCCTGATCATCGCTGTGGGGCTGCAACCGGCCACGATCTCACAGTGGGCAACGGCGCTGCGATATCAGGCCCTGTTCACCGAGGCCGGCGGGCTGACCGCGGGCAACGAGGTGATGATGTCGGGTATGACGGTGGGCGCCGTCTCTGACATCTCGCTGCGCGACGGCAAGGTCCTCGTCGACTTCGTCGTCGACAGCCGGTTCCACCTCGGATCGAGCAGCACCGCCCACATCCGCACCAGGACATTGCTCGGCGAGCGCGTGCTGACAGTGGAATCCATCGGCAGCGCAAAGCAACCTACCAACGATGTCATTCCGGTGACACGCACGTCATCGCCGTATTCGTTGAACGACGCGGTCAACGAGCTGACAACCAACACCGCCGGGACCAACACCGGGGATCTCAATGAGGCCCTGGACGCGCTCACCGCGACCCTCGATCAGATCGCCCCGCAGTTGGGTCCGACATTCGACGGTTTCACCCGCTTGTCGAAGTCGTTGAACAGCCGGGACGTGGTGCTGCGCGAACTGTTGGACAACACCCGCGATGTCACCGGCGTACTGTCCGAGCGCAGCCGGCAACTCAACACCTTGATCCTCGATGCCAACGCGCTGATCGAGGTGCTCAACGATCGGCGCGAGACCATCGTGAACCTCCTCACCAGCGTATCCACGGTCAGTCGGGAACTTTCCGGCCTGGTGGCCGACAACGAGCAGGCACTGGCTCCCGCCTTGGAGAAGCTCAATTCGGTGACCGAGGTGTTGCAGAAGAACCGCGACAACATCGCCGCGGCGCTACCCGGTCTGGCGAAATTCCAAGTAACCCAGGGCGAAACAGTGTCCAGCGGCTTCTACTACAACGCCTATGTCCCCAACCTGGTACCGGCGCAAGCCCTGCAACCGTTCATGGACTACGCGCTCGGATTCCGGCGTGGCGTCGGCGCCGGTCAGCCACCCGACAACGTCGGGCCGCGCGCCGAGTTCCCCTTCCCCTTCAACGGGATTCCGGGAGGATCCAGATGA